One part of the Longimicrobiales bacterium genome encodes these proteins:
- a CDS encoding M28 family peptidase has translation MVVRNSGPLLSVLALSSFALAGCGGSGDGGAPVSLDTPEVAVALAAIEADAIEHHIGVLAHDSLAGRAPGTPGYEGGARYAEEALKSLELKPAGEDGTYRQAVPLRHSTVVESASGMTITNGGGVTTMQYDRDFYLGADPLRETVEIEDAGVVFVGFGVSAPDLGYDDYADVDVEGKVVLYLSGAPASFPSNERAYYSSGGTKGAEAIARGALGTLAFWAPNDPRLRWDVNAARAKRGSFAWLDASGAPNRGNVAMRGSASLNHSAAGALFQGAPTSIDAAIEAAATNQPQAFDLAATISMRTTTTHRDVNSHNVIAKLEGSDPDLRDEYVTYVGHVDHFGVGVEVDGDDIYNGAHDNASGVSIVLEIARAYASLPTAPRRSVLFMIVTAEEWGLLGSDYFVQNPTVPQSSLVANFSLDMPFLFHPLLDIVPYGAEHSSMGGSVAQAAEHLGMGIGPDPIPEQVLFIRSDHFSFIRQGIPALFIKGGFETGDERDGGAINTAFRQERYHTPFDEADQGFDFEAGADHAKVNFLTGYIVAQEDARPSWNVGDFFGGLFGGM, from the coding sequence ATGGTAGTTCGCAACAGCGGCCCCCTGCTCTCCGTCCTCGCTCTCTCGTCCTTCGCGCTTGCCGGATGTGGTGGCTCGGGCGACGGCGGCGCTCCGGTGTCCCTCGACACTCCAGAGGTCGCGGTTGCTCTGGCAGCAATCGAGGCCGACGCCATCGAACACCATATCGGAGTCCTCGCCCATGACTCGCTCGCGGGCCGAGCACCCGGCACGCCGGGCTACGAGGGCGGAGCCCGCTACGCGGAGGAAGCTCTGAAGAGCCTCGAGCTCAAGCCGGCGGGAGAAGACGGGACCTATCGTCAGGCAGTGCCCCTCCGACACAGTACCGTGGTCGAGAGTGCGAGCGGCATGACGATCACGAACGGAGGCGGCGTGACGACCATGCAGTATGACCGCGACTTCTACCTCGGTGCCGATCCGCTGCGCGAGACGGTCGAGATCGAAGACGCGGGCGTGGTATTCGTCGGCTTTGGCGTGAGCGCGCCTGACCTGGGCTACGACGACTACGCAGACGTCGATGTCGAAGGAAAGGTCGTCCTCTATCTGAGCGGAGCACCGGCCTCGTTCCCGAGCAACGAGCGGGCGTACTACTCGTCCGGCGGCACGAAGGGTGCCGAGGCGATCGCCCGCGGAGCCCTAGGCACACTCGCATTCTGGGCGCCGAACGATCCACGGCTCCGCTGGGACGTGAATGCGGCGCGGGCGAAGCGCGGGAGCTTCGCGTGGCTGGACGCATCAGGGGCGCCGAATCGTGGGAATGTGGCCATGCGGGGCTCGGCCTCCCTCAACCACTCCGCGGCCGGCGCACTCTTCCAGGGTGCGCCGACCTCAATCGACGCGGCGATCGAGGCCGCTGCGACGAATCAGCCCCAGGCGTTCGATCTCGCCGCTACGATCTCCATGCGGACCACGACAACGCACCGGGATGTGAACAGCCACAACGTCATCGCGAAGCTGGAGGGAAGCGACCCGGACCTGCGGGACGAGTACGTCACCTACGTCGGGCACGTCGACCACTTCGGCGTGGGCGTCGAGGTCGACGGCGATGACATCTACAATGGGGCGCACGACAACGCCTCGGGGGTCTCGATCGTTCTGGAGATCGCGCGAGCGTACGCGAGCCTTCCGACCGCACCGCGGAGATCCGTCCTCTTCATGATCGTCACCGCGGAGGAGTGGGGCCTGCTCGGCTCGGACTACTTCGTCCAGAACCCGACGGTCCCACAGTCGAGCCTCGTCGCGAACTTCTCGCTCGACATGCCGTTCCTCTTCCATCCGCTACTCGACATCGTACCGTACGGTGCCGAACACTCGAGCATGGGTGGAAGCGTGGCCCAGGCAGCCGAGCATCTTGGTATGGGAATCGGGCCGGATCCGATTCCGGAACAGGTGCTCTTCATTCGAAGCGATCACTTCAGCTTCATTCGCCAGGGCATCCCGGCACTGTTCATCAAGGGTGGCTTCGAGACAGGCGACGAGCGCGACGGCGGAGCGATCAACACCGCGTTCCGTCAGGAGCGTTATCACACTCCTTTCGACGAAGCCGACCAGGGGTTCGACTTCGAAGCAGGTGCGGATCACGCGAAAGTGAACTTCCTGACCGGGTACATCGTGGCGCAGGAAGACGCACGACCGTCATGGAATGTCGGAGATTTCTTCGGAGGGCTGTTCGGGGGGATGTAG
- a CDS encoding M81 family metallopeptidase — translation MDSFERTPWTRGLGATLLLLVCALAFTGCTSDGQGDYRVAVIKFQQETCTFCPGGDAPTEDWLRLGPLLVADQVLTDGGGYIDGFVAQAADYPDVELLGLTSPDNLFGGSSRSWSTQESFDTFVGGMVEELKTALPVDGVYLALHGALAVRGVPRPEAEIARRFREIVGPDVPIAGTFDLHGNEDEQFLEHADFAFVTKRFPHYDDAIQGARAARALHRAMSGTYTSTTATRKPGIITPTVLQWTGAAPASDIMERARRWEARAQDVFVSVFYGFPWSDVPDVGATVHVMTNNDQALADEIADDMNEYMWRVRESFANGGFPRPNAAAPMVVEAIANGQTPVAIGDYSDRPGDATHITRAFDAAGVSRVLYGAISSPATLDALQSVGASVGDAFDYEIGGYTASGGDPYRIEGTIVYVGPWAGYDYTAVVNYGDGNTVFIAPAYTQIMYPEDFAVGGIDPADYDVFVVKSRAHFRRGFDETGFAKTIIIVEATGPFMGTTFLDALPYENVDLSMLYPYGAPVAR, via the coding sequence ATGGACTCGTTTGAACGAACGCCTTGGACGCGTGGGCTCGGGGCTACCCTCCTCCTTCTGGTGTGCGCCCTGGCCTTCACCGGCTGCACCTCCGACGGCCAAGGCGACTATCGTGTGGCTGTCATCAAATTCCAACAAGAGACGTGCACCTTCTGCCCGGGTGGGGATGCGCCGACGGAAGATTGGCTGCGCCTCGGTCCACTTCTCGTCGCCGACCAAGTTCTCACTGACGGAGGGGGGTACATCGATGGCTTTGTCGCGCAGGCCGCTGACTACCCGGACGTAGAGCTCCTCGGTCTTACGTCTCCGGACAATCTCTTCGGTGGTTCGTCCCGTTCATGGAGTACCCAGGAGTCGTTCGACACCTTTGTGGGTGGCATGGTGGAGGAGCTCAAAACGGCGCTTCCTGTGGATGGTGTCTATCTGGCTCTGCACGGAGCGTTGGCCGTTCGTGGGGTCCCCCGCCCGGAAGCGGAGATCGCTCGGCGCTTTCGTGAGATCGTCGGGCCGGATGTGCCAATCGCGGGCACGTTCGACCTACATGGCAACGAAGATGAGCAGTTCCTAGAGCACGCTGATTTCGCATTCGTGACGAAACGGTTCCCGCATTACGACGACGCGATCCAGGGCGCGCGAGCTGCCCGAGCGCTTCATCGCGCGATGTCGGGCACCTACACCTCGACGACTGCCACCCGGAAGCCCGGTATCATCACGCCGACGGTCCTCCAATGGACGGGAGCCGCGCCCGCCAGTGATATCATGGAGCGCGCGCGTCGCTGGGAGGCGCGCGCGCAGGATGTCTTCGTGAGTGTCTTCTATGGCTTCCCTTGGTCGGACGTGCCGGACGTCGGGGCGACCGTCCACGTGATGACGAACAACGATCAGGCTCTCGCCGACGAGATCGCGGACGACATGAACGAGTATATGTGGCGTGTGCGTGAATCGTTCGCGAACGGTGGTTTCCCTCGCCCTAACGCGGCGGCGCCCATGGTCGTAGAGGCCATCGCAAACGGACAGACACCCGTTGCCATCGGAGACTACTCGGATCGGCCCGGCGACGCTACGCATATCACTCGTGCGTTCGACGCAGCCGGGGTGTCCAGAGTTCTATACGGCGCGATCAGTTCGCCCGCGACGCTCGACGCACTGCAGTCTGTCGGTGCTTCTGTCGGTGATGCCTTCGACTATGAAATCGGTGGTTATACCGCATCCGGCGGAGACCCGTACCGCATCGAGGGCACGATCGTGTACGTGGGTCCTTGGGCCGGCTACGATTACACCGCGGTCGTGAACTACGGAGACGGCAACACGGTATTCATTGCGCCGGCGTACACGCAGATCATGTATCCGGAGGACTTCGCGGTGGGTGGGATTGACCCGGCGGACTACGATGTCTTTGTGGTGAAGTCGCGCGCTCACTTCCGTCGCGGCTTTGATGAGACGGGCTTCGCCAAGACGATCATCATCGTCGAGGCGACTGGGCCTTTCATGGGGACCACGTTCCTTGATGCGCTGCCGTACGAAAACGTCGACCTGAGTATGCTCTACCCTTACGGGGCACCCGTGGCTCGATGA
- a CDS encoding creatininase family protein, which yields MKRLSSTVIALTLAISIAPTSIMAQAGRGRGQRPPPPEVIRPADQRVPAPYSYDMALPIAIADNVWMSELTILEMRDLVGTYGYKTALILNGTMEANGPYLTTGKHNHVLKVMGDAIARTLGHTLVAPIVMIDQGDPNGTETPGRLVLSPATLSAVLKDMATSLRAQGFTEIFFLGDSGSNQSMLAGVAENLTAAWGDDDVLVAHIREYYNYGDVLQYQNEVLGKVELNKDLDGYHDDYYISSLIMNDSPDHIRLPQRQRVNLDHINSLQMDEAEGLEIGRKIAQFRADVTVVAIEARRANR from the coding sequence ATGAAGAGATTGTCGTCCACCGTAATCGCCCTCACGCTCGCAATATCAATCGCGCCAACCTCCATCATGGCCCAAGCCGGGAGGGGCCGTGGGCAAAGGCCTCCGCCACCCGAGGTCATCCGTCCGGCGGACCAGCGCGTGCCCGCACCCTACAGCTACGACATGGCGTTACCGATCGCGATAGCGGACAACGTCTGGATGTCCGAACTGACCATCCTCGAGATGCGCGATCTGGTCGGCACGTATGGTTACAAGACGGCGCTCATCCTGAACGGAACGATGGAGGCGAACGGCCCCTATCTCACGACCGGAAAGCACAACCACGTGCTCAAGGTCATGGGCGACGCGATCGCGCGGACACTCGGCCACACCCTCGTCGCGCCCATCGTGATGATTGACCAGGGCGACCCCAACGGGACAGAAACTCCCGGTCGCCTTGTTCTCTCACCGGCGACGCTCTCGGCGGTCCTGAAGGACATGGCAACCAGCCTGCGGGCGCAGGGCTTCACCGAGATCTTCTTCCTCGGCGATAGCGGCAGTAACCAAAGTATGCTGGCCGGCGTGGCAGAAAATCTCACCGCTGCCTGGGGTGATGATGACGTACTCGTCGCGCATATCCGCGAATACTACAACTACGGTGATGTACTTCAATACCAGAACGAGGTGCTCGGGAAGGTCGAGCTCAACAAAGACCTCGATGGCTACCACGACGACTACTACATCTCGTCACTGATCATGAACGACAGCCCGGATCACATCCGGCTGCCACAACGCCAGCGCGTGAATCTCGATCACATCAACAGCCTCCAGATGGATGAGGCTGAGGGGCTGGAGATCGGGCGTAAGATCGCTCAGTTCCGCGCGGATGTAACGGTTGTCGCAATCGAGGCGCGTCGGGCGAACCGCTAG
- a CDS encoding DUF5916 domain-containing protein codes for MSANTRGGARLVLVMLAGLGTFATPAISQVTPSDSASTALIDPDLAPRPSASATRATGPVSVDGVLDDATWSAAAVISDFWQQKPFTGAPATERTEVRILYDDQNLYIGAELHDQPGYRPIIPTLKRDPNTRDGDAFGVMFDPFLDGKTVFSFFFNPGGAVRDMQSADDGRINNAAWDAAFDLRTRVHDSGWTLELAIPWSQLRFDPTREEQVWGMNLLRRIRRKNEDSTWAPMDLQWQIYVSSRGGTLHGLDGLETVRNLSIKPFALVSEPSGDLQVDTETSFEVGGDLKYGITPGMTLDLTLNTDFSQVEVDQEQVNLTRFSLFLPEKREFFLENAGVFQFGDQGTYSTRTGATSRDFTLFHSRRIGLAPNGSPLPILGGGRVTGTAGPVSLGVLNMQTLRDGDFDPENLTVARVRSEPVTGLTVGGLFGNRATTDGSSATNQSYGVDADLQAINGYLLVQSYLAATEGQDAMGTPIARQWAGRFSAGWRDPFWEIFALYRHFDDGFDPGMGFVRRTGIDHSYATIGIRPRPNWPWILELNPYVESQVFANPGGLMETRLHTGGLDLDFRDGSSASLGVTDRFEHVFEPFAVRGAEVMPGRYDFREGSASYQTSGARRISGRVNVGGGGYFGGDRFSVGGNVLGRLGHQVLLRLSANHNVIELPERAVTTADVYRANLDVFFSVRLMTSAFVQYNAASEEFVTNLRFRWIHAPLSDLYLVLTERRDTVGDRVLERFITLKFTKLLAF; via the coding sequence TTGAGCGCTAACACCCGTGGAGGCGCCCGCCTGGTCCTTGTCATGCTTGCCGGTCTGGGGACCTTCGCAACTCCCGCGATCTCACAGGTCACGCCGAGCGACTCTGCGAGCACGGCGCTGATCGACCCAGACCTGGCTCCTCGGCCATCAGCCTCTGCCACACGGGCCACGGGCCCCGTCAGCGTTGACGGAGTGCTGGACGACGCGACCTGGAGCGCGGCGGCTGTCATCAGCGATTTCTGGCAGCAGAAGCCGTTCACTGGCGCACCGGCTACGGAGCGTACCGAGGTCCGCATTCTGTACGACGACCAGAACCTGTACATCGGGGCCGAGTTGCACGACCAGCCAGGATATCGCCCGATCATCCCGACGCTGAAACGGGATCCGAACACCCGGGACGGTGATGCGTTCGGCGTCATGTTCGACCCGTTCCTCGACGGGAAGACGGTCTTTTCTTTCTTCTTCAATCCGGGGGGTGCTGTTCGCGACATGCAGTCCGCCGACGACGGGCGTATCAACAACGCCGCGTGGGATGCGGCCTTCGATCTGCGCACCCGAGTGCATGACAGCGGCTGGACGCTCGAGTTGGCGATCCCCTGGTCGCAGCTCCGATTCGACCCGACTCGTGAGGAGCAGGTGTGGGGCATGAACCTGCTCCGGCGCATCCGGAGAAAGAACGAGGATTCTACATGGGCGCCGATGGATCTGCAGTGGCAGATCTATGTCAGCTCGCGAGGGGGCACGTTGCACGGCCTCGACGGGTTGGAGACGGTTCGGAACCTCTCGATCAAGCCTTTCGCCCTCGTTTCGGAGCCCTCTGGTGATCTCCAGGTCGACACCGAGACGAGCTTCGAGGTCGGCGGAGATCTGAAGTACGGCATCACGCCGGGAATGACGCTCGACCTCACCTTGAACACGGACTTCAGTCAGGTCGAGGTCGACCAAGAGCAGGTCAATCTCACGCGCTTCTCCCTGTTCCTGCCGGAGAAGCGTGAGTTCTTCCTGGAGAACGCGGGCGTCTTCCAGTTCGGCGACCAAGGCACCTACTCGACGCGCACCGGAGCGACGAGTCGGGATTTCACCCTCTTCCACTCGCGACGCATCGGACTCGCGCCCAATGGCTCGCCACTTCCGATTCTCGGAGGAGGGCGAGTGACCGGTACGGCAGGGCCGGTTTCGCTGGGCGTCCTGAACATGCAGACACTGCGGGACGGAGACTTCGACCCGGAGAATCTTACCGTGGCTCGTGTGCGGAGCGAGCCCGTGACTGGCCTCACCGTGGGTGGGCTCTTTGGTAACCGGGCGACGACGGACGGGAGTTCCGCGACGAACCAAAGCTATGGCGTGGACGCTGACCTCCAGGCGATCAACGGCTACCTGCTCGTGCAGTCGTACCTCGCAGCCACTGAGGGCCAGGATGCGATGGGAACGCCGATCGCGCGACAGTGGGCCGGGCGTTTCTCCGCGGGGTGGCGCGATCCGTTCTGGGAGATCTTCGCGCTATACCGCCACTTCGACGATGGCTTCGATCCCGGCATGGGTTTCGTGCGCCGCACAGGGATCGACCACTCCTACGCGACGATCGGCATTCGACCTCGACCCAACTGGCCCTGGATTCTTGAGCTGAACCCCTACGTTGAGTCGCAGGTCTTCGCGAACCCCGGGGGTCTCATGGAGACGCGCCTGCACACTGGGGGCCTGGATCTGGATTTCCGTGACGGAAGCTCGGCGTCTCTAGGCGTGACCGATCGTTTCGAGCACGTCTTCGAACCATTCGCGGTTCGCGGCGCGGAGGTCATGCCGGGGCGGTACGACTTCCGTGAGGGGTCGGCCTCTTACCAAACGAGTGGCGCGCGCCGAATTTCAGGACGGGTGAACGTCGGCGGTGGTGGCTACTTCGGCGGCGATCGTTTTTCGGTAGGAGGAAATGTCCTCGGCCGTCTCGGACATCAAGTTCTCCTCCGACTTTCGGCGAATCACAATGTGATCGAGCTGCCCGAACGGGCGGTGACCACCGCGGACGTCTACCGCGCGAATCTGGACGTGTTCTTTTCGGTGCGCCTGATGACCAGCGCTTTCGTCCAGTACAATGCAGCCTCAGAGGAGTTCGTGACCAATCTTCGCTTCCGTTGGATTCACGCCCCTCTGTCGGACCTTTACCTCGTCCTCACGGAGCGTCGTGACACCGTCGGTGACCGAGTTCTCGAACGCTTCATTACGCTCAAGTTCACGAAGTTGCTGGCGTTCTAG
- a CDS encoding DUF5916 domain-containing protein, with protein MIWRTIGLVLLVAALTGSTMVYAQEAGISPGPVAPESLARPSLRAFRAQGPITLDGLLDEGSWSVADSTTGTFWLTQPEAGFPAPDRTVIRMMYDDEALYMGAVLYDPEPHRLVSAGLEQDFSPQASDMFGVAIDASRDKQSAYVFGANPAGAKWDAQSFNDGAAINSAWEGIYEVETSTFAEGWIMEMRIPLTTLRFPGGEGEQTWGLNFSRQVRRRNEYATWAAIPRQFRIFRMSEAGTLEGLPAFEPGRNLQVKPFFTGSSREGQQYPDGAVREYDVGFDAKWAVTPRLVMDLTALTDFSQVEADEEQVNLTRFSLFFPEKRDFFLENDGIFTFADDAARAFRSGASPRNFKLFHSRRIGLSDSREPLPIGGGARLSGRIGRYEVGLMEMQTLREGNSPAENFAVARVRRSVFTRSDVGFIFVNRQATSLSAGESYSRAGGVDANFRFDRLQVNAYAALTEDPGPDGDRSIGTVQVGWRDPVFDFSVLGKHVGGDFRPEVGFVSRTDVNQWFGSGGVHLQRPVSWLTEVNPYIDVTESYSASGDFESREVKPGLTVIANDGGRFSADFSRRQEHVSEASTILGVPLAAGDYAFDVVSLSYTSSGGRILSGNVKFSTGEFFGGDRSSVSGTVTIRPNEHLLLEGSAQRNRIELGGAPIDADLFRGRMQFGYNTRTFLSSFVQYNRVAKELVTNVRFNLIHAPLSDIFLVFSERRRTQPIAGEAMVIDRGLTLKVTRLVQF; from the coding sequence GTGATCTGGCGTACGATCGGACTGGTTTTATTGGTCGCTGCGCTGACGGGTTCGACGATGGTGTACGCCCAAGAAGCGGGGATCTCACCGGGGCCCGTTGCGCCGGAGAGCCTGGCCCGACCGAGCCTCCGCGCGTTTCGAGCCCAAGGCCCCATTACGCTCGATGGGCTATTAGACGAGGGATCCTGGAGCGTCGCAGATAGCACGACGGGCACCTTCTGGCTGACTCAGCCGGAGGCGGGGTTCCCGGCCCCAGACCGTACGGTGATCCGCATGATGTACGACGACGAAGCGCTGTACATGGGCGCCGTTCTTTACGATCCGGAACCCCACCGATTGGTCTCTGCCGGACTTGAGCAGGATTTCAGCCCTCAGGCTTCCGACATGTTTGGCGTGGCGATCGATGCGAGCCGCGACAAGCAGAGCGCGTACGTCTTCGGTGCGAACCCCGCGGGTGCGAAGTGGGACGCCCAGTCGTTCAACGACGGGGCCGCGATCAACTCGGCGTGGGAAGGTATCTACGAGGTCGAGACGAGTACCTTCGCCGAAGGTTGGATCATGGAGATGCGGATCCCTCTGACCACTCTCCGCTTTCCAGGAGGAGAGGGCGAGCAAACCTGGGGGCTCAACTTCAGCCGTCAGGTTCGGCGCCGGAACGAGTACGCCACCTGGGCGGCGATTCCCCGGCAGTTTAGAATTTTTCGGATGTCTGAGGCGGGTACACTTGAGGGCTTGCCAGCGTTCGAGCCCGGTCGGAATCTACAGGTCAAACCGTTCTTCACTGGATCGAGCCGTGAGGGTCAACAATACCCCGATGGCGCCGTCCGCGAGTACGACGTGGGATTCGACGCGAAGTGGGCCGTAACACCGCGACTCGTCATGGATCTCACGGCGCTTACGGACTTCTCTCAGGTCGAGGCGGATGAGGAGCAGGTCAACCTGACCCGATTTTCACTCTTCTTTCCAGAGAAGCGGGACTTTTTCTTAGAAAACGACGGCATTTTCACCTTCGCGGACGATGCGGCTCGGGCTTTCAGGTCCGGAGCTAGTCCTCGGAATTTCAAGCTCTTTCACTCCCGCAGAATCGGGCTTTCCGACTCCCGTGAGCCTCTGCCGATCGGTGGAGGCGCCCGTCTTTCCGGTCGCATCGGTCGCTACGAGGTCGGGCTCATGGAGATGCAGACGCTACGCGAAGGGAATAGTCCGGCGGAGAATTTTGCGGTCGCGCGGGTGCGTCGCAGTGTTTTCACGCGATCGGACGTCGGCTTCATTTTCGTGAACCGCCAAGCGACTTCTCTCTCCGCCGGGGAGAGCTACTCCAGGGCCGGTGGAGTGGACGCCAATTTCCGCTTTGACCGGCTACAGGTGAACGCGTACGCCGCTCTCACGGAAGACCCGGGCCCCGACGGTGACCGGTCTATCGGGACCGTGCAAGTGGGGTGGCGAGATCCGGTCTTCGACTTCTCGGTCCTCGGAAAGCACGTAGGCGGTGACTTCAGACCTGAGGTCGGATTCGTGAGTCGGACTGACGTCAACCAATGGTTCGGCTCCGGGGGGGTGCACCTTCAGAGGCCCGTGTCATGGCTTACGGAGGTGAACCCATATATCGACGTAACCGAGTCCTACTCAGCTAGCGGAGACTTTGAGAGTCGCGAGGTCAAGCCCGGCTTGACCGTGATCGCCAACGACGGGGGCCGCTTCAGTGCTGACTTCTCCCGTCGACAGGAGCATGTGAGCGAGGCAAGCACGATCCTTGGTGTCCCACTGGCGGCCGGAGACTACGCGTTCGATGTAGTATCCCTCAGTTACACCTCCAGTGGTGGTCGCATCCTGTCTGGCAACGTCAAGTTCAGCACCGGCGAGTTTTTCGGCGGCGATCGGTCATCCGTATCCGGAACAGTGACGATCAGGCCCAACGAGCACCTACTTCTCGAGGGGAGTGCGCAGAGGAATCGTATCGAACTGGGTGGGGCCCCGATCGATGCAGATCTTTTTCGTGGGCGCATGCAGTTCGGATACAACACACGCACTTTCCTCTCGTCATTCGTGCAGTACAACCGTGTGGCGAAGGAGCTGGTTACAAATGTGCGCTTCAACCTGATCCATGCACCGCTCAGCGATATTTTCCTGGTCTTTTCCGAGCGCCGTCGAACCCAGCCGATCGCAGGTGAAGCCATGGTTATCGATCGGGGACTCACCCTCAAGGTGACGCGTCTCGTCCAGTTCTGA
- a CDS encoding M28 family peptidase: MPHRMSDWLRLGVTGYFVLLAFSFVVPATAAGQQLPKLLGFSPEEAARQLDWERIMATVPDAEIMRGYHYDLTRRPHHAGTEENYQLALYLRDLWDDFGFETEMVKYDILIPWPESLELRLTTPERIELAVTEPPMEEDPDTYIEGGLPGMAAYVTSGHAIGEVVYANYGRIGDYRHLDAMGVSLKGKIVLVRYGGSPAQMRGMKVREAAERGAVGVVIYSDPEDDGYVKGDIYPDGRWRPWEGIQRGSFLDVPIYPGDPLTPFEPSIPGVERISFEEAGNIQRIPVQPISYGEALKILRHVGGDFVPPDWQGGLPLTYHIGPGPAEIEMDVQYDYQQRPVWNVFGRVQGAVEPEKFVLAGGHRDGWVLGARDPTSGAVSLLETARGVSEAVRQGFQPRRSIVFASWGGEDFFLLGSTEWGEQFREDLQENMVLYINRESYTAGDWSASGNHSLERFVVEATRDASHPEATSLYTAWAGQSPGQAPGLGALGSGSDYTVFLDHLGVPSLSLGYGSPNGIYHSLYDTFEYYQRFGDPGYRYGVAQADVVGRMVMRIANAEVLPFDFADAATTIAGYVDELLELDSDVQIRDELRAIGLANARLRFAGREANASFGRVLEGGSDWVEEHADALAEVNQLIMDTERALLDERGLWRRPWYRNLVYAPGYYEGYAAKTLPGVREAIEEGEWAIAREQAGMLIDALDRATAIVTEAGEKARAIAPRLVS; encoded by the coding sequence GTGCCTCACAGAATGTCCGATTGGCTGCGCCTGGGCGTAACGGGCTACTTTGTCTTGTTGGCCTTTTCTTTTGTAGTGCCAGCGACTGCTGCGGGGCAACAGTTGCCTAAATTGCTAGGGTTTTCGCCGGAGGAAGCCGCGCGTCAGCTCGATTGGGAGCGGATCATGGCGACCGTGCCCGACGCTGAAATCATGCGAGGCTACCACTACGATCTCACGCGACGCCCCCACCACGCGGGAACGGAAGAAAACTACCAACTCGCGCTTTATCTGCGTGACTTGTGGGACGACTTCGGCTTCGAGACCGAGATGGTGAAGTACGACATCCTGATTCCTTGGCCCGAGAGCCTCGAGCTTCGCCTCACAACTCCGGAGCGTATCGAGCTGGCGGTCACCGAGCCTCCCATGGAAGAGGATCCGGACACCTACATTGAGGGTGGGCTGCCGGGGATGGCCGCTTATGTCACCTCAGGGCATGCAATCGGAGAGGTCGTTTACGCCAATTACGGCCGTATCGGCGACTACCGACACCTCGACGCCATGGGGGTATCGCTGAAGGGCAAGATCGTACTCGTGCGCTACGGCGGAAGCCCCGCCCAGATGCGCGGGATGAAGGTGAGGGAGGCCGCCGAGCGAGGCGCTGTCGGCGTGGTCATCTACTCCGACCCGGAAGATGACGGGTACGTGAAGGGAGATATCTATCCGGATGGTCGTTGGCGTCCGTGGGAGGGCATCCAACGAGGAAGCTTCCTCGACGTACCGATCTATCCGGGTGACCCGCTCACCCCTTTCGAGCCATCGATTCCGGGAGTGGAGCGGATCTCGTTCGAGGAGGCTGGCAACATTCAGCGCATTCCGGTGCAGCCGATCTCTTATGGTGAGGCGTTGAAGATCCTGCGCCACGTGGGAGGGGACTTCGTGCCGCCGGATTGGCAGGGAGGGCTGCCGCTGACCTATCACATCGGACCGGGGCCGGCCGAGATCGAGATGGACGTGCAGTACGACTATCAGCAGCGCCCGGTGTGGAATGTTTTTGGTCGCGTTCAAGGTGCAGTGGAGCCCGAGAAGTTCGTCCTTGCGGGCGGCCACCGGGATGGGTGGGTGCTTGGTGCGCGCGATCCGACGAGCGGAGCGGTCTCCCTGCTCGAGACAGCGCGTGGTGTGTCCGAGGCGGTGCGCCAAGGCTTCCAGCCTCGTCGCAGCATCGTGTTTGCGAGCTGGGGTGGTGAAGATTTTTTCCTGCTTGGCTCGACCGAGTGGGGTGAGCAATTCCGCGAGGACCTGCAGGAAAACATGGTCCTTTACATCAATCGGGAGTCCTATACCGCTGGTGACTGGAGTGCTTCGGGCAATCATTCTCTTGAGCGATTCGTCGTCGAAGCGACCAGAGATGCGTCGCACCCCGAGGCGACGAGCTTGTACACGGCGTGGGCGGGACAAAGTCCTGGCCAGGCTCCCGGTTTGGGTGCCCTTGGTTCGGGCTCGGATTACACCGTCTTCCTCGACCACCTCGGAGTTCCGTCTCTGAGCTTGGGGTACGGTTCCCCGAATGGGATCTACCACTCGCTTTACGACACCTTCGAGTATTACCAGCGTTTTGGAGATCCGGGGTATCGTTACGGTGTGGCCCAGGCGGATGTTGTGGGGCGCATGGTCATGCGGATCGCCAACGCTGAAGTGCTCCCATTCGATTTCGCGGATGCCGCGACGACTATCGCCGGCTATGTCGATGAGCTGCTGGAGCTAGATTCCGATGTCCAGATCCGAGATGAACTGCGTGCGATCGGCTTGGCCAACGCACGGCTACGGTTCGCCGGGAGAGAAGCTAATGCGTCTTTTGGACGGGTCCTTGAGGGCGGGTCCGACTGGGTAGAAGAGCACGCTGACGCTTTGGCGGAGGTCAATCAGCTCATCATGGACACCGAGCGTGCTTTGCTCGACGAGCGCGGACTCTGGCGACGCCCGTGGTACCGAAACCTTGTGTACGCCCCGGGCTACTACGAGGGCTACGCGGCCAAGACGCTGCCCGGTGTACGTGAAGCGATCGAGGAAGGCGAGTGGGCCATAGCCCGTGAACAGGCGGGGATGTTGATCGATGCCCTCGACCGCGCGACGGCGATTGTGACGGAGGCCGGCGAAAAAGCTCGGGCCATTGCGCCCAGACTGGTTAGCTGA